Proteins from a genomic interval of Prochlorothrix hollandica PCC 9006 = CALU 1027:
- a CDS encoding M48 family metallopeptidase produces the protein MNAPKITLKGLQADAFRHPLDYEATTALKQLPGFDLVIRNLLAPVAEQYFYLENMAASILVSDRQLPHLHQLLQEAAQILDLEPPALYIRQNPVPNAYTFAMRGKQPFMVIHTALLDLLTLPEIQAVMAHELGHLKCDHGVYLTLANLLVLAAEQIPNWGLTLAQNLQEQLMEWVRCAEFTCDRAALLVSQDPRVVASVLMKLTGGSPQLAAQLNLDAFIDQAKAYDGSSATELGQLIQQLQTAPLTHPLPVLRAREIDRWGSSAMYEELLRSTKSRYNNKAKSLGGWRNW, from the coding sequence ATGAACGCCCCCAAAATTACCCTCAAGGGACTCCAAGCCGATGCCTTTCGCCATCCCTTAGACTACGAGGCCACCACTGCCCTCAAACAGTTGCCCGGTTTTGATCTGGTGATTCGGAACCTGTTGGCCCCGGTTGCTGAGCAATATTTTTACCTGGAAAATATGGCCGCCAGCATTTTGGTCAGCGATCGCCAACTGCCCCACCTCCACCAACTTCTCCAGGAAGCTGCCCAAATCCTGGATCTGGAGCCTCCCGCCCTCTACATCCGCCAAAACCCCGTCCCCAATGCCTACACCTTCGCCATGCGGGGCAAGCAGCCCTTCATGGTCATCCACACCGCCCTGCTGGATCTGCTGACCCTGCCGGAGATCCAAGCGGTGATGGCCCATGAATTGGGACACCTGAAATGTGACCATGGGGTTTACTTAACCCTCGCCAATCTATTGGTGTTGGCGGCGGAGCAAATTCCCAACTGGGGACTGACCCTGGCCCAGAATCTCCAGGAACAACTGATGGAGTGGGTCCGCTGTGCCGAATTTACCTGCGATCGGGCGGCTCTCCTGGTCAGCCAAGACCCCAGGGTGGTGGCTTCGGTGTTGATGAAACTGACGGGGGGATCGCCCCAATTGGCGGCTCAGTTAAACCTGGATGCCTTCATTGACCAGGCCAAAGCCTATGACGGATCCAGTGCCACGGAACTGGGCCAACTGATCCAACAACTGCAAACCGCCCCCCTCACCCATCCTCTACCGGTATTGCGGGCCAGGGAGATCGATCGCTGGGGCAGCAGTGCTATGTATGAAGAATTGTTGCGTTCGACCAAAAGCCGCTATAATAATAAAGCTAAGTCCCTGGGCGGATGGCGGAATTGGTAG
- a CDS encoding histidinol-phosphate transaminase encodes MVPSLPYLRPSLAQLGGYTANPGHSGAAIGPTDRVDQLDTNESPYDLPLALKEKLAWSYCHHLHSNRYPDGSHSELKTELAAYVQEALGSGETLGVEHLTVGNGSDELIRSLVIATCVGGAGSVWVAEPTFSMYGVIAETLGVSVQRGTRSPHTFALDLDAAQAALESPASPPLRLLFVVHPNSPTANALTETELDWLRQVPEEILVVIDEAYFEFSQTTVVAEALTRPNWIVLRTFSKGFRLAGHRVGYGVANPGLIAALERVRLPYNLPSFAQAAAIVALQHRQDLLGCLSELRQERSTLAQALGQLPPFQVYPSAANFLFLQLRPEAGSPDAGSPKAGSPKSAPGATLAHICQHMAQRGSLIRHTGGGLRITVGSPEENQRTVDRLQAVMASLTP; translated from the coding sequence ATGGTTCCGTCCTTACCCTACCTGCGCCCTAGCCTTGCCCAGTTGGGGGGCTATACCGCCAATCCCGGCCATAGTGGAGCAGCGATCGGCCCCACAGACCGGGTCGATCAACTGGACACCAACGAAAGCCCCTACGACCTGCCCCTGGCCCTCAAGGAAAAGCTGGCCTGGAGCTATTGCCACCATCTCCACAGCAACCGCTACCCCGATGGCAGTCACAGCGAGCTGAAAACCGAGCTAGCAGCCTATGTCCAGGAAGCCCTGGGTTCCGGGGAAACCCTGGGGGTTGAGCACTTGACCGTGGGCAATGGATCCGATGAGTTAATTCGATCCCTGGTCATTGCCACCTGTGTGGGGGGAGCCGGTTCCGTGTGGGTGGCAGAACCCACCTTTTCCATGTATGGGGTCATTGCCGAAACCTTGGGGGTGTCGGTGCAGCGGGGAACGCGATCGCCCCACACCTTTGCCCTGGACCTGGACGCAGCCCAAGCCGCCCTAGAGTCCCCCGCCAGCCCCCCCCTGCGCCTGCTGTTTGTGGTGCATCCCAACTCCCCCACCGCCAATGCCCTGACCGAAACGGAATTGGACTGGCTGCGCCAGGTGCCAGAGGAGATTTTGGTGGTCATTGATGAAGCCTATTTTGAATTTAGCCAAACCACCGTGGTGGCGGAAGCCCTGACCCGGCCCAACTGGATTGTCCTACGCACCTTTTCCAAGGGGTTCCGGTTGGCGGGCCATCGGGTCGGCTATGGGGTGGCTAACCCCGGTCTGATTGCGGCCCTGGAACGGGTGCGGTTGCCCTACAATTTGCCCAGTTTTGCCCAGGCAGCGGCGATCGTAGCCCTACAACACCGCCAAGACCTCTTGGGCTGTTTATCAGAACTGCGCCAGGAGCGATCGACCCTCGCCCAAGCCCTAGGCCAGTTGCCCCCGTTCCAGGTGTACCCCAGCGCCGCTAATTTCCTGTTCCTCCAGCTACGGCCTGAGGCTGGATCCCCTGATGCTGGATCCCCTAAGGCTGGATCCCCTAAATCAGCACCAGGGGCAACCCTAGCCCACATCTGCCAACACATGGCCCAGCGGGGCAGCCTCATTCGCCACACGGGGGGCGGACTACGGATCACGGTGGGGAGTCCCGAAGAAAACCAACGAACGGTGGATCGGCTCCAAGCCGTCATGGCCAGCCTTACCCCCTAG
- a CDS encoding Uma2 family endonuclease produces the protein MLSVDPQLNPQLNPQLLPSTEELPCSDDTPVDNEDQNLLPNLLLFALASLWADRQDWYFGVDMAVYHTTGENPRIPVVPDGFLSLNVERKKGGKSRRSYALWEENWMVPTLVLEMVSHKPGGEYGDKMALYGRLGVLYYAIYNPEFWRRDRHRPLEVYKLIQGQYALQGGEPYWMPEVGLGLGRHQQTLWGIDQELLAWFDDQGQPQVLPEVTRQQWLWERQRADTAQGQAQQERQRADTAQSQAQQERQRADRLADYIRSLGLDPNQLP, from the coding sequence ATGCTCTCAGTTGACCCCCAACTTAATCCCCAACTTAATCCCCAACTCCTCCCTTCCACCGAGGAACTCCCCTGTTCCGACGATACCCCTGTGGACAATGAAGATCAGAACTTACTCCCCAATCTGTTACTGTTCGCCTTAGCTAGTCTTTGGGCCGATCGCCAAGATTGGTATTTTGGAGTCGATATGGCGGTGTACCACACCACTGGGGAAAACCCCAGGATCCCCGTAGTGCCCGACGGTTTCTTGAGTTTGAACGTGGAGCGGAAAAAGGGAGGCAAATCCCGCCGCAGCTATGCCCTCTGGGAAGAAAACTGGATGGTGCCCACCTTAGTGCTGGAAATGGTGTCCCATAAACCGGGGGGGGAATATGGGGACAAAATGGCCCTCTATGGCCGTCTGGGGGTCTTATATTACGCGATTTATAACCCTGAATTTTGGCGGCGCGATCGCCATCGACCCTTGGAAGTCTACAAACTGATCCAAGGCCAGTACGCCCTCCAGGGGGGGGAACCCTACTGGATGCCGGAGGTGGGCTTAGGGTTGGGGCGACATCAGCAAACCCTGTGGGGCATCGATCAGGAGCTACTGGCCTGGTTTGATGACCAAGGTCAACCCCAGGTTCTACCGGAGGTGACCCGTCAGCAGTGGCTGTGGGAACGACAACGGGCCGACACCGCCCAGGGCCAAGCCCAGCAGGAGCGGCAACGGGCCGACACCGCCCAGAGCCAAGCCCAGCAGGAGCGGCAACGGGCCGATCGCCTCGCGGACTATATCCGATCCCTGGGGCTGGATCCCAACCAATTACCCTAG
- a CDS encoding EAL domain-containing protein yields the protein MDYRYYDRLRQRRLKPGECIFTEGDRGDYAYIIDQGSVEIFTTLEDQLYVLSVLEPGAIFGELALVDGRTRSASARALTDTLLTLVTREQVDERIQSADPILRMLLFVVLGYLRMESTHFRRRNSPNFSIGLRERTDLLPRISQAVDLIRMESELQSAIRDGELKLVYQPILHLASNTVVGFEALTRWYSPSRGLVPPSIFMPLAECTSLIIPVGEWVVKTAFEAMRQMEQVTGNTPFISLNIANRQIEEPGLTDYLVNQAQCYGIPRQRIKLEILERTLMDSQLAPRWMEECRQLGFPLTLDDFGTGYSSLGYLNQYQFDTLKLDKSFVQELEDNASSRSICKAIIDLSHALGMTVVAEGIEQATQGELLADMGCSYGQGYFYAKPLSLGQAIEFLQEHQPSPHGVS from the coding sequence CCGGGGGAGTGCATCTTCACTGAAGGCGATCGAGGGGATTATGCCTACATCATTGACCAGGGTAGTGTCGAAATTTTCACGACCCTAGAGGATCAGCTTTATGTGCTGTCGGTGCTAGAGCCAGGGGCCATTTTCGGGGAACTGGCGCTGGTGGATGGGCGCACCCGATCGGCCTCGGCCCGTGCCCTCACGGACACCCTGTTGACCTTGGTGACCCGGGAACAGGTGGATGAGCGGATCCAGTCCGCTGACCCCATTTTGCGCATGTTGTTGTTTGTGGTGCTGGGGTATCTGCGCATGGAAAGCACCCACTTCCGGAGGCGCAATAGCCCCAACTTTAGCATCGGTTTAAGGGAAAGGACGGATCTCCTACCCCGCATCTCCCAAGCAGTAGACCTGATCCGCATGGAAAGCGAACTCCAGAGCGCCATCAGGGACGGAGAGCTAAAGCTGGTATACCAACCGATCTTACATTTAGCCAGTAATACAGTAGTGGGCTTTGAAGCCTTGACCCGCTGGTATAGCCCCAGCCGAGGGTTAGTGCCCCCCAGTATTTTTATGCCCTTGGCGGAATGTACATCCCTGATTATTCCCGTGGGGGAGTGGGTGGTGAAAACCGCCTTTGAGGCCATGCGCCAAATGGAACAGGTGACCGGGAATACCCCCTTCATTAGCCTCAACATTGCCAATCGCCAGATTGAGGAGCCAGGACTGACAGATTATTTGGTGAACCAAGCCCAATGCTATGGGATCCCCCGCCAGCGGATCAAGCTAGAAATTCTGGAACGAACGCTGATGGATAGTCAACTGGCTCCCCGCTGGATGGAGGAGTGTCGCCAGTTGGGCTTTCCCTTGACCTTGGATGATTTTGGCACCGGCTATTCCAGCCTGGGGTACCTGAACCAGTACCAGTTTGACACCCTCAAGCTGGATAAATCCTTTGTGCAGGAACTGGAGGACAATGCCAGTAGCCGCAGTATTTGCAAGGCCATTATCGATTTATCCCATGCCCTGGGGATGACGGTGGTGGCGGAAGGGATTGAACAGGCAACCCAGGGGGAATTGCTGGCGGATATGGGTTGTAGCTACGGCCAAGGCTATTTCTATGCCAAGCCCTTGTCCCTGGGGCAGGCGATCGAGTTCCTCCAGGAACATCAACCCAGCCCCCATGGGGTCTCTTAG
- the ndhD1 gene encoding photosynthetic/respiratory NAD(P)H-quinone oxidoreductase subunit D1, protein MDLANFPWLTTTILFPIVGALLIPFIPDKGDGKTIKWYALTIGLIDFIILVYAFYTRYDFANPDLQLVESYPWVPQIDLNWSVGADGLSMPLILLTGFISTLAVLASWPVTLKPRLFYFLILSMYGGQIAVFAVQDMLLFFLTWELELIPVYLLLSIWGGKKRQYAATKFILYTAGSSLFILVGAFAMAFYGDTITFDFTALAAKNYAIGFQLLVYAGFLVAYGVKLPIVPLHTWLPDAHGEATAPVHMLLAGILLKMGGYALIRMNAGFLPEAHAQFAPVLVILGIINIIYAALTSFAQRNLKRKIAYSSISHMGFVLIGIGSFTDIGMSGAMLQMISHGLIGASLFFLVGATYDRTHTLMLDEMGGVGKHMKKLFAMWVTCSMASLALPGMSGFVAELMVFVGFATSDAYSVTFRLVGVILAAVGVVLTPIYLLSMLREIFYGPENKELSESQNLVDAEPREIYIIACLLVPIIGMGFYPKIVTQIYDATAGKITDRLRGAVPSLADHPSPAPGSFFEGLELAQAPAIAD, encoded by the coding sequence ATGGATCTAGCAAATTTTCCCTGGTTAACCACCACCATCCTGTTCCCCATTGTCGGTGCCCTTCTAATTCCCTTCATCCCGGATAAGGGCGACGGCAAGACCATCAAATGGTATGCCCTAACCATCGGCTTAATCGACTTCATTATCCTGGTGTATGCCTTTTACACCCGCTATGACTTCGCCAACCCCGATTTACAACTGGTGGAAAGTTACCCTTGGGTTCCCCAAATTGACCTCAACTGGTCTGTGGGAGCCGACGGCCTTTCTATGCCCCTGATCCTGCTCACGGGCTTTATCAGCACCCTGGCGGTTTTGGCCTCCTGGCCGGTCACCCTCAAGCCCCGGCTGTTTTATTTCCTGATCCTGTCCATGTATGGGGGACAGATCGCGGTATTTGCGGTCCAGGATATGTTGCTGTTTTTCCTGACCTGGGAACTAGAGCTGATCCCGGTCTATCTTCTGCTCTCCATTTGGGGGGGGAAAAAGCGGCAATATGCAGCCACCAAGTTCATTCTCTACACCGCCGGTAGCTCCCTCTTTATTTTGGTGGGAGCCTTCGCCATGGCCTTCTATGGGGACACCATCACCTTTGACTTTACGGCTCTGGCAGCTAAGAACTATGCCATTGGCTTCCAGTTATTGGTCTATGCCGGGTTCTTGGTGGCCTATGGGGTGAAGTTGCCCATTGTGCCCCTCCACACCTGGCTTCCCGATGCCCACGGCGAGGCCACTGCGCCAGTGCACATGTTGCTGGCGGGCATTTTGCTGAAAATGGGAGGTTATGCCCTCATTCGCATGAATGCTGGCTTTCTACCGGAGGCCCATGCCCAATTTGCCCCTGTTCTGGTGATTTTGGGCATTATTAACATTATCTATGCGGCCCTCACGTCTTTTGCCCAACGGAACCTTAAACGCAAAATCGCCTATTCGTCCATTTCCCACATGGGCTTTGTCTTGATTGGCATTGGTTCCTTTACGGACATTGGCATGAGCGGCGCGATGCTGCAAATGATTTCCCACGGTTTGATTGGGGCTAGCCTCTTCTTTTTGGTGGGGGCCACCTACGATCGCACCCATACCCTGATGTTGGATGAAATGGGAGGCGTGGGCAAACACATGAAGAAGCTGTTTGCCATGTGGGTCACTTGTTCCATGGCTTCCCTAGCCTTGCCGGGTATGAGTGGTTTTGTGGCGGAACTGATGGTGTTTGTGGGCTTTGCCACCAGTGATGCCTATAGCGTCACCTTCCGCTTGGTGGGGGTGATTTTGGCAGCGGTGGGGGTGGTGCTGACCCCCATCTATCTCCTGTCCATGTTGCGAGAAATCTTCTACGGTCCAGAAAATAAGGAACTCTCAGAGTCCCAAAATCTGGTGGATGCGGAACCCCGCGAAATCTACATTATTGCCTGTTTGTTGGTGCCCATTATCGGCATGGGGTTCTATCCCAAAATCGTGACCCAGATCTACGATGCCACGGCTGGCAAGATTACCGATCGCCTGCGGGGTGCGGTGCCCAGTTTAGCCGATCACCCTTCCCCTGCTCCCGGTTCCTTTTTTGAGGGTCTGGAGTTGGCCCAGGCTCCGGCGATCGCCGACTAA